actCGCTTTATATActatactagctgactcggcaaacttcgtcccgcccaaaatttggtttttgttttcaattccttcaaacattcacgttttcttactatgagcaagtacatgggtccaatagcagagatgttcattgattgatcttttaatcgaccccattgaatttaccttttactataaaattcctagtatttctaacaaaactcatcattttaatatcagattagattcagacacaattctcgttcaagattcttcaaccacttgcaaataacatgtttctccgttacatggaataaatgttttatacagaaaatatgatagaataaagacagccctaaatcggacaattccttcctcgagttctgctcttatcaacacatcccgCGATCctattttttggtatagatagaagtagattagaggcgaatgaactgcataagtttaaagcctcttaaaaacaaagaaagaagaagaagatagaagtagatataggagtgcgtttcatcacattaaattccatttccagtttcgaacaaagatcaattttgctagcgcaaacatcaaatggactagcagtacttgtcactatgtaattgtagaacatatggaaatttaattttccgaattttccatttttcctccaaagttttccgaaaattttcaattgtcatgtttggaggagtgtcataccatcatagaaacatttctcatacccaaaaaccctcatatcccaaattgtgcttgattagttctcgagttatgcagaagtttgtgtttcgtttgtatggcagccccccttagagaggtgggaggagtgtattcaccatagaaacgattcgtgccccgtaaaaccttcacatgccaaatttggctccatttgcttgattaattctcgagttatgcataaatttgtgtttcatttctatggcagccccccccttatagagggggaggggtcttaaACTCTCACGAAAACctcccccggccccaaaaaccccaattttcatgttgatcggttcagtagtttccgagtccataagaatcagacagacagacagagagacagacagaaatccattttatacaaacaggtcggactcgatcatatataatcgtaatttcactttcaacgttaattttcgaatccaatacataatcgaatcacaaaaaagctatttttctattaatgtttgacattcatacattaatgaaaaaattgttttcttgagattcggttatatataggatttgaaaataattgttgaagaaaaattggcgactatatataatcgagtacgaCCTGTATATAGATTAAACAGTTTCAGAATGTGCCCCGTGAAcgatgtccgaatgtgccccaccatcatccgaagacaaatcataattttaccTAATCAATAGACCTTTATTTCGTCGTTTTATGCacgttttttcatttcaaattagttactaactgaggtggtgtacttaaatttctaaatcgttcacaaagaAATTAGGGCAATACTTACAACTTtaagctcaaaagtttcgaaacgtgtatgaaaaagggcactgtgttattttcgtaattaataAACGACTAGGAGATGccaaaccatatgacagctgtgggtggaagggctgttaacttacttatatttttaatttggttgaaaattgcaccacttaatttttacaagcgttgtccgaaactgcccccctttcccctaTTAATTATAGAGAGCTTTCCGAAAtgtgtcagtgagtggtagactcGTCTTTTCTGTTTTGGTAATTGCTTTCACATTATCCGATCACTGGTATGTACGACCTTagagatggatagtttaatgatttctgtattgataaaacatagtttaattgctgaaatatctttttttcgcgTTGCTCTTAATTTTTAGtgatttattgcgttatccgcgatttttgttATTCGAAGTGACTTTGCCGGACTATTGCGCGGACAATCGGGGTTCTATTGTATATCGTTATCTCTTTCAGTTTTATCCAAGCGTTTCCGATTAATTCATGCGTTCCGTCCAACGCAATCTGTTTTTCACAtcggggaaccgcgggtaatacggacagtgggggtaatatggacaggtggttgatttgtatagttacattttgaatttccgattcctGTTAATgcgaacaccttctacatgttattctataacatttaagccaccctatggcaatgaatactgatcaaaagtggaaaaggaaaacaaaaaccgaaaatcatacatgattccgcgtgaggatgtaactttagctgcttcgatattaagcattttgagtggtttaatatcacaatgcaattcgctgatggttatttttcggtttgtgagttaacagagaaacgATATTTGGTATGTACGgagaagtaaattcatttttgataaacgataaacgataaagttCTCTGTCAGTATCCgatggtcaatttgtgtttattGGTCTACATGTCTTCCTCTAATTAAAAGAATTTTGTGTGTTGTGGAAATGGCTAATACTAAACCTATGTCAAATTGTTACAAATTCATAGATGTTCTGTATGAATAGGATTTGGGCAATTAGAACATAAAGCCATTAAACTAAACTCTAAATCTTTCGATCTGAGAAGCAtattttggaagaaaaatgtaCGTGAAGTGTTGACTATTTACAAGTtcgtaaaaaaattcaaagcaTTAGGTGCATGCTCTGAGGAACACGGAGGGTGGTGTATGAATCTATATCTCATACTATAATGTTAGACCGTCTATATTCCATTATAACTCTATTGAACTCTAAAAGGAAAATAATATCTATTGGGTGAATTACAATTGCCAATTACCAATCAAaccatcaaaaaattaaattcattatgTATTAACATAAATTTCTTAATGCGTCTGAACAACATTTATGCCAAATAATATtagtttatatttttattttgatgatTCAAttgaacaaatgatcactaactTCAAATTTCTGTATGCTTCTGCTTAATAATTCCACAATTAAACAATTCTTTGAGCTCCCAAATACTGATAACAGATTTACGCTTTTCAGATAATGACACTATTCAGTAAATCCGCCGTTATCATATGCATGAATTTACACAAAATGGACCAGTTTCAGCTTATCTCAAGCAGTTTGTGGTGAGACTTCGTTCGGTCTAGACGATTGTCACCATGGCCATAATTCATCTGGTGATTCTTCTCGTCACCCCGCTTATTTTGCTGATAGTGTACGTGAAACAGCGCTATTCGTATTGGGCCCGACAGAAAGTGCCTTTCATCGAGCCACGATTTCCGTACGGATCGTTTTATGATGGACGCAACAAAGCTCAAGCCGATATCTCCAGGACACAATATATCCAGATGAAGGACAAGGGACCGTTTCACGGATTGTATTTTCTCGTGCAACCTCTCATCACGGTCACCGATCTGGATTTGATCAAAACAGTAATGATTAGGGACTTCAACTATTTCCCCGATCGTGGTGTCTATCACAACGAGAAGCATGATCCACTCAGCGCCcatctctttgcgatcgaggGTAACAACTGGCGATCGATGCGGGCGCGTCTAACACCCACCTTTACATCAGGCAAGATGAAAATGATGTTTCCAACATTGGCAGCCGCTGGGAATGTCCTGTCTGCGTTCATGGTTCAGACAGTAGGCGAGGGCCGAGAGCTGGAGGTTAAGGAATACATGTCGCGCTTCACAATAGACGTGATCGGTAGCTGCGCATTTGGCATCGAATGCAACAGCTTCGAGGATCCGGACAGTGAGTTCCGGAAGTGTGGTAAGCTATTTTTCGACACACCAAGACACTCTCAGATGATTCGTCTCTTCCTGAGACTATTTCCGGAGGTGTGTCAGCGGCTAGGAATCAAATCGTTGAGAGACGAAGTGAGTCAGTTCTTTTCTGAGCTGGTGAGAGATACCGTGAACTACAGGGAGAAAAATTCCATCACACGGAAGGATTTCATGAGCCTGCTGATTGAGCTGAAAAATAGTGATGGGAAGATGACTATCGATGAGGTTGCGGCACAAGCGTTCATATTTTTTGCTGCCGGATTCGAGACGTCTTCGTCCAATCAAACATACTGTCTGTACGAGTTGGCCCTCAACGAGGAATGTCAGGAGAAGGCCAGAAAATGTGTCCAGGGTGCGATTGAAAAACACGGTGGACTGACGTACGATGCGGCGTGCGATATGCAGTATCTCGATCAGTGCATCAAAGGTATTTGTaatattatttaaattcaaCCTTTGTTAATTATGGAAACAATTTTCCAGAAACACTTCGATTGTATCCATCCGTACCGGTGCTAGAACGGAAAACGTTCCGTAATTATCAAATCCCGAACAGTAATGTCATAATTCCGAAAGGGATGAAGGTCCACATACCCGCGTTCGCAATTCATCGTGACGAACAATATTATCCCAATCCAGATTTGTTCGATCCGGACCGTTTTAGTTCGGAGGAAGTGGCCAAACGACATCTGTGTGCATTTCTACCATTCGGCGAAGGTCCCCGTGTCTGCATTGGGCTGCGTTTCGGAATGATGCAATCAAGGGTTGGGCTAGCGaccattttgaataaatttaaattcagCGTTTGTCCGAAAACCACCATCCCACTGGAGTACGCAGTAGATTCGGTTGTGTTACAACCGAAGGATGGTTTATGGTTGAAGGTGGAGCCATTGTAATGATAGGTTTATTTAAAAACATGTTGATTGTACCTTAATGATGAACATTAAAATATATCTCAATTTACAATAGAATGTTTTTATTCGCTCAAAATAATGCCTGCTGCTGCAAGACTGCTAAACCTTTATAAAAATTCTTTTGTACgcatatgaaataaaaataacgtCGTGAAATGATCAAGCCTAGTTGAAATTTTATAATGTTGACAAGACATTCATGAAACCATTTTAAATCGTTTACACAGAGTgagcaaacaaaacaaaattacatATATGGGTCCCGCAGAAAAAATAATGGATCATATCTATGATAAGCGGAAAGAACATCATATTTACTCTAGGCTTTGATGAAAAGCCCAACGAAAATATAGTCACGGTTAAAAATTAAGACTCTAACATGAAAAAACACTACGCTTGAACATTATTTGCAATACTTCTGGTAGACCGCTCATTTGTTACAATTGCCAAATATAATCCACAATTTCCACTGTTTACATTTAGTATTATTTTTCTAGAATACAGTCGACAAAAAAactagaggaacagagtgcgaagtcgtaaattttaagtgattttgtgATTTGAATCAATAATAACCATACCAAACAATAGTTATAGAGCTAGAAACTGAACTTATAAATTCCATACAGATATAGctagaatttttggaaaaaaaaacttacaatTTATGATGTTCGCAAAGGTAGAGAACGAAttactgcgattcctacgacggAATCAACAAAAGTGGCGTGAGAAAAATACAtttacttgcgagacgctatcatgaataaaaccgacacagcctttgctattaccAGACAATGCATCGCCATGTGTAACGGCATGAGAATGCATTGCGCTTGTGTGTCAGATTCAGTCCCACATA
The Toxorhynchites rutilus septentrionalis strain SRP chromosome 2, ASM2978413v1, whole genome shotgun sequence genome window above contains:
- the LOC129768575 gene encoding cytochrome P450 6a2-like, with product MAIIHLVILLVTPLILLIVYVKQRYSYWARQKVPFIEPRFPYGSFYDGRNKAQADISRTQYIQMKDKGPFHGLYFLVQPLITVTDLDLIKTVMIRDFNYFPDRGVYHNEKHDPLSAHLFAIEGNNWRSMRARLTPTFTSGKMKMMFPTLAAAGNVLSAFMVQTVGEGRELEVKEYMSRFTIDVIGSCAFGIECNSFEDPDSEFRKCGKLFFDTPRHSQMIRLFLRLFPEVCQRLGIKSLRDEVSQFFSELVRDTVNYREKNSITRKDFMSLLIELKNSDGKMTIDEVAAQAFIFFAAGFETSSSNQTYCLYELALNEECQEKARKCVQGAIEKHGGLTYDAACDMQYLDQCIKETLRLYPSVPVLERKTFRNYQIPNSNVIIPKGMKVHIPAFAIHRDEQYYPNPDLFDPDRFSSEEVAKRHLCAFLPFGEGPRVCIGLRFGMMQSRVGLATILNKFKFSVCPKTTIPLEYAVDSVVLQPKDGLWLKVEPL